Proteins encoded by one window of Gordonia jinghuaiqii:
- a CDS encoding ubiquitin-like protein Pup, giving the protein MAQEQTKRGGGGDDEGVGPDSGAGQERREKLAEDTDDLLDEIDDVLEENAEDFVRAYVQKGGQ; this is encoded by the coding sequence ATGGCGCAGGAACAGACCAAGCGTGGTGGCGGCGGCGACGACGAGGGCGTGGGCCCCGACTCCGGAGCCGGTCAGGAACGTCGCGAGAAGCTGGCCGAGGACACCGACGACCTGCTCGACGAGATCGATGACGTGCTCGAGGAGAACGCCGAGGACTTCGTGCGTGCCTACGTGCAGAAGGGCGGCCAGTGA
- the prcB gene encoding proteasome subunit beta gives MSDRFGSLPPLSHSRTGSVLGPRSSLSADISSFTEFLRTHAPEQLPQAQVDRVGAFAGGADGAGDIPHGTTIVAVAYPGGVVLAGDRRATMGNLIATRDVKKVYITDEYSAAGIAGTAGIAIEMVRLFTVELEHYEKIEGVPLTLDGKVSRLASMVRGNLGAALQGLAAIPLLVGYDIDHDDPTERGRIFSFDVAGDRHEELGGYTAIGSGSVFAKSSLKKLYRPDLTADEALAIAVESLYDAADDDSATGGPDLVRKIFPMAAMVSAEGAREVDAADIEAAARAVIERRTAEHEGGAR, from the coding sequence GTGAGCGACAGGTTCGGTTCACTGCCCCCGCTGTCACACTCGCGTACGGGTTCCGTTCTGGGCCCCAGATCCTCTCTGAGCGCGGACATCTCGTCGTTCACCGAGTTCCTCCGGACTCATGCTCCGGAGCAGCTCCCGCAGGCCCAGGTTGATCGCGTGGGTGCGTTCGCGGGCGGCGCCGACGGCGCCGGGGACATCCCACACGGCACCACCATCGTCGCGGTGGCCTACCCGGGGGGCGTCGTGCTCGCCGGTGACCGCCGCGCCACGATGGGCAACCTCATCGCCACGCGCGATGTCAAGAAGGTCTACATCACCGACGAGTACTCGGCGGCGGGTATCGCCGGGACCGCGGGCATCGCCATCGAGATGGTGCGCCTGTTCACCGTCGAGCTCGAGCACTACGAGAAGATCGAGGGTGTGCCGCTGACCCTCGACGGCAAGGTCAGTCGCCTCGCCTCGATGGTGCGCGGCAATCTCGGTGCGGCATTGCAGGGTCTCGCGGCGATCCCGCTGCTCGTCGGATACGACATCGACCATGACGATCCCACCGAACGCGGCCGGATCTTCAGCTTCGACGTCGCGGGCGACCGGCATGAGGAGTTAGGCGGCTACACGGCCATCGGCTCGGGCTCGGTGTTCGCGAAGTCGTCGCTGAAGAAGCTCTACCGTCCCGATCTGACCGCCGACGAGGCTCTCGCCATCGCGGTGGAATCGCTCTACGACGCCGCCGACGACGATTCGGCCACCGGCGGACCCGACCTGGTCCGCAAGATCTTCCCGATGGCCGCGATGGTCAGTGCCGAGGGTGCCCGGGAGGTGGACGCGGCCGACATCGAAGCGGCGGCGCGAGCCGTCATCGAACGCCGGACCGCCGAGCACGAGGGAGGTGCCCGATGA
- the dop gene encoding depupylase/deamidase Dop, with product MQRIIGTEVEYGISAPGDPTANPIMTSTQAVLAYAAAAGVPRAKRTRWDYEVESPLRDARGFDLGRGSGPAPIIDADEIGAANMILTNGARLYVDHAHPEYSAPEVTDPLDAVIWDKAGERVMEAAARHVASVPGAPKLQLYKNNIDGKGASYGTHENYLMARETPFTAIIAGLTTFFASRQVITGSGRVGIGQSGDEAGYQLSQRSDYIEVEVGLETTLKRGIINTRDEPHADPERYRRLHVIIGDANLAETSTYLKVGTTALVLDLIEAGVDFSDIELARPVQAVHTISHDPSLTATVALTDGRELTGLALQREYLERCQKFHDTEHSDDERAAHVLATWADVLDRLERDPMECADILDWPAKLRILEGFRQREGLSWSAPRLQLIDLQYSDVRLDKGLYNRLVARGSMKRLVDENDVLAAITEPPRNTRAYFRGECLRRFGADVAAASWDSVIFDLGGDSLVRIPTLEPLRGTHAHVGALLDSVGSAAELVDQLTT from the coding sequence ATGCAGCGAATCATCGGTACCGAGGTCGAGTACGGAATCTCCGCTCCCGGCGACCCGACCGCGAATCCGATCATGACCTCCACCCAGGCGGTTCTCGCCTATGCCGCGGCGGCCGGTGTGCCGCGGGCCAAGCGCACCCGCTGGGACTACGAGGTCGAGTCCCCGCTCCGCGACGCCCGCGGTTTCGACCTCGGGCGTGGGTCCGGACCGGCCCCGATCATCGACGCCGACGAGATCGGCGCGGCCAACATGATCCTCACCAACGGGGCGCGGCTCTACGTCGACCACGCCCATCCCGAGTACTCCGCACCCGAGGTCACCGACCCGTTGGACGCGGTGATCTGGGACAAGGCGGGCGAGCGCGTGATGGAGGCCGCCGCGCGGCATGTGGCCAGCGTGCCCGGCGCACCCAAACTGCAGCTGTACAAGAACAACATCGACGGCAAGGGCGCCTCGTACGGCACCCACGAGAACTACCTCATGGCGCGCGAGACGCCGTTCACCGCGATCATCGCCGGACTCACGACGTTCTTCGCCTCCCGGCAGGTGATCACCGGGTCGGGCCGGGTGGGCATCGGACAGTCCGGCGACGAGGCCGGCTACCAGCTCTCGCAGCGCTCGGACTACATCGAGGTCGAGGTCGGACTCGAGACCACCCTCAAGCGCGGCATCATCAACACCCGCGACGAGCCGCACGCCGATCCCGAGCGGTACCGCCGGCTGCACGTGATCATCGGCGACGCGAACCTGGCCGAGACCTCGACCTACCTCAAGGTGGGGACCACCGCGCTGGTCCTCGACCTCATCGAGGCGGGCGTCGACTTCTCCGACATCGAGCTCGCGCGCCCGGTCCAGGCCGTGCACACCATCAGTCACGACCCGTCGCTGACCGCCACCGTCGCGCTGACCGACGGTCGTGAACTGACCGGCCTGGCGCTGCAGCGCGAGTATCTGGAGCGCTGCCAGAAGTTCCACGACACCGAGCACTCCGACGACGAACGCGCCGCGCACGTCCTGGCGACCTGGGCCGATGTGCTCGACCGTCTCGAGCGTGACCCGATGGAATGCGCCGACATCCTCGACTGGCCCGCCAAGCTGCGCATCCTCGAGGGTTTCCGTCAGCGTGAGGGCCTGTCGTGGTCGGCGCCGCGCCTGCAGCTCATCGACCTGCAGTACTCCGATGTGCGTCTCGACAAGGGCCTGTACAACCGACTGGTCGCCCGCGGCTCGATGAAGCGCCTCGTCGACGAGAACGACGTGCTGGCCGCGATCACCGAGCCGCCGCGCAACACCCGTGCCTACTTCCGCGGCGAGTGCCTGCGCCGGTTCGGTGCCGACGTCGCCGCGGCCAGCTGGGATTCGGTGATCTTCGATCTCGGCGGGGACTCGCTCGTGCGCATCCCGACGCTGGAACCCCTGCGCGGCACCCACGCGCACGTGGGCGCACTCCTCGACTCGGTGGGCTCGGCCGCCGAACTGGTCGACCAGCTCACCACCTGA
- the pafA gene encoding Pup--protein ligase, whose amino-acid sequence MQRRIMGIETEFGVTCTFHGHRRLSPDEVARYLFRRVVSWGRSSNVFLQNGARLYLDVGSHPEYATAECDSLIQLINHDRAGELVLEDLLVDAEQRLADEGIGGDIYLFKNNTDSAGNSYGCHENYLVVRAGEFSRISDVLLPFLVTRQLICGAGKVLQTPKAATFCLSQRAEHIWEGVSSATTRSRPIINTRDEPHADAEKYRRLHVIVGDSNMSEMTTMLKVGSAALVLEMIEAGVAFRDFALDNPIRAIREVSHDPTGRRPVRLAGGRQASALDIQREYHARAVEHLTNRRPDPEMDMVVDLWGRMLDAVESDDFAKVDTEVDWVIKRKLFQRYQDRYSMELSDPKIAQLDLAFHDIKRGRGVFDVLMRKGLVARATTDEAIKTAVNEPPQTTRAKLRGDFISAAQKAGRDFTVDWVHLKLNDQAQRTVLCKDPFRSVDERVDRLIASM is encoded by the coding sequence GTGCAGCGACGAATCATGGGCATCGAGACCGAATTCGGTGTCACATGCACCTTTCACGGTCACCGCAGGCTGAGTCCCGACGAGGTGGCGCGTTACCTCTTCCGCCGGGTCGTGTCGTGGGGCCGGTCGTCGAATGTCTTCCTGCAGAACGGCGCGCGCCTGTATCTCGACGTCGGGTCGCATCCCGAGTACGCGACGGCCGAGTGCGACAGCCTGATCCAGCTGATCAACCACGATCGGGCGGGCGAGCTGGTCCTCGAGGACCTCCTCGTCGACGCCGAACAGCGCCTCGCCGACGAGGGCATCGGCGGCGACATCTACCTGTTCAAGAACAACACCGACTCCGCGGGCAACTCCTACGGCTGCCATGAGAACTACCTTGTCGTGCGGGCGGGGGAGTTCTCCCGCATCTCCGACGTCCTCCTGCCGTTCCTGGTGACGCGCCAGTTGATCTGCGGCGCGGGCAAGGTGCTGCAGACGCCGAAGGCCGCGACCTTCTGCCTGTCCCAGCGCGCCGAACACATCTGGGAGGGCGTCTCCTCGGCGACCACCCGGTCTCGGCCCATCATCAACACTCGCGACGAGCCGCACGCCGACGCCGAGAAGTACCGTCGCCTCCACGTCATCGTCGGCGACTCCAACATGTCCGAGATGACGACGATGCTGAAGGTCGGTTCGGCGGCGCTGGTGCTGGAGATGATCGAGGCAGGCGTGGCCTTCCGCGACTTCGCCCTTGACAATCCCATCCGCGCCATCCGCGAGGTCAGCCATGACCCCACCGGCAGGCGACCGGTCCGGCTCGCGGGCGGCCGGCAGGCCAGCGCGCTCGACATCCAGCGCGAATACCACGCACGCGCCGTCGAACACCTGACGAACCGTCGCCCGGATCCCGAGATGGACATGGTGGTCGACCTCTGGGGTCGCATGCTCGACGCGGTGGAGAGCGACGACTTCGCCAAGGTCGACACCGAGGTGGACTGGGTCATCAAGCGCAAGCTGTTCCAGCGGTATCAGGACCGGTACTCGATGGAACTCTCGGACCCGAAGATCGCCCAGCTCGATCTGGCCTTCCACGACATCAAACGGGGCCGCGGGGTCTTCGACGTCCTCATGCGCAAGGGGCTCGTCGCTCGCGCCACCACCGACGAGGCGATCAAGACCGCGGTCAACGAGCCTCCTCAGACCACGCGCGCCAAGCTGCGCGGCGACTTCATCTCCGCCGCCCAGAAAGCCGGGCGCGACTTCACCGTCGACTGGGTCCACCTCAAGCTGAACGATCAGGCGCAGCGCACGGTGCTGTGCAAGGACCCGTTCCGCAGTGTCGACGAGCGGGTGGACCGGCTGATCGCCTCGATGTGA
- the prcA gene encoding proteasome subunit alpha, whose product MTFPYYASAEQIMRDRSELARKGIARGRSVVILTYADGVLFVAENPSNTLRKTSEIYDRIGFAAVGKYNEFESLRKAGIQLADMRGYSYDRADVSGLSLANTYANALGSVFTEQAKPFEVELCVAEVARPGKPKPSQLYRISYDGSITDETRFLVMGGQTEPIAAALKDSYQPDLPLAEAVAIAVKALVTPGDHGSGPPPEPRVLTAGDLEVAVLDRNRPRRAFKRLTAATVEDLLPAVASADSAPVDETAADEAPGDTSSDKSQ is encoded by the coding sequence ATGACCTTCCCGTATTACGCCAGTGCCGAGCAGATCATGCGCGACCGGTCGGAGCTCGCGCGCAAGGGCATCGCCCGTGGCCGCAGCGTCGTGATCCTGACCTACGCCGACGGTGTGCTGTTCGTCGCGGAGAACCCGTCGAACACCCTGCGCAAGACCAGCGAGATCTACGACCGCATCGGTTTCGCCGCGGTCGGCAAGTACAACGAGTTCGAGTCACTGCGCAAGGCGGGTATCCAGCTCGCCGACATGCGCGGCTACAGCTACGACCGCGCAGATGTGTCCGGGTTGTCGCTGGCCAACACCTATGCGAATGCCCTGGGCAGCGTGTTCACCGAGCAGGCCAAGCCGTTCGAGGTGGAGCTCTGCGTCGCCGAGGTCGCCCGGCCCGGCAAGCCCAAGCCCTCGCAGCTGTATCGCATCTCCTACGACGGGTCGATCACCGACGAGACCCGATTCCTGGTGATGGGCGGTCAGACCGAGCCGATCGCCGCGGCGCTGAAGGACAGCTACCAGCCCGACCTGCCTCTTGCCGAAGCGGTCGCGATCGCGGTGAAGGCTCTCGTGACCCCCGGTGACCATGGCAGCGGGCCCCCACCCGAGCCGCGGGTGCTGACCGCAGGCGACCTCGAGGTCGCCGTCCTCGATCGCAACCGTCCCCGGCGTGCGTTCAAACGCCTGACGGCGGCGACGGTCGAAGACCTGCTCCCGGCAGTCGCCAGCGCCGACTCCGCTCCCGTCGACGAGACAGCCGCGGACGAAGCCCCAGGTGACACCTCGTCCGACAAATCTCAGTGA
- the glgP gene encoding alpha-glucan family phosphorylase has translation MKAHRRFTVRVPLPAELAALGPLSQNLRWAWHAPTQDLFATIDPDRWSATGDPLRVLADTDPARLTELAADAAFVARVTEAHDSLEQYLAAPQWFGRYAAELTDGSADSGDRIPPGIAYFSMEFGISEVLPIYSGGLGILAGDHLKAASDLGLPLIGVGLFYRSGYFRQGLDRDGWQVERYPVNDPGERPLSLLTDGDTPVIVEISMPGGATLSAQVWVAEVGRIPLLLLDSDIALNDPDPFGQQPGSADLRSVTDRLYGGDQEHRIVQEILLGIGGVRALREYVRITGRPAPTVFHMNEGHAGFLGVERIRELVATGLDFDTAEAVVRASNIFTTHTPVPAGIDRFPTDLLNRYLDPDGAGRSRLLPGLPASTVAELGDEADPGVFNMAHMGFRLGQRSNGVSQLHGAVSREMFADLWPGFDAADVPIGAVTNGVHGPTWVSREWRDLASGDEDSAPEVYAGLAAATIWETHEQLRADLVDEVRRRAHASGRERGFTDAELGWAADIFDPAALTIGFARRAATYKRLTLMLRDPDRMRAILTDPERPVQLVIAGKAHPADDGGKALIQQVVRFTEDPELRDRIVFLPDYDISMARHIYAGCDVWLNNPVRPMEACGTSGMKSALNGGLNLSILDGWWDEMADGENGWAIPSAEGIADENRRDDLEAEALYTLLEDTVIPLFYRRDENGLPQRWIEMMRHTLTRLGPQVLASRMVRDYTTELYCPAAQAYVAASADSYAGARDLAAYRQTVETGWSSVLVAGVDDEQLEDGLCVTAHVALGDLAPDAVSVQVILGRVTDDGDLVEPTVVEMRPAPDRDASGRAVFSAHVTPPVSGHLGYTVRVLPRHPLLSHEAELGLVRFPAPAGAVAG, from the coding sequence GTGAAAGCACACCGCCGGTTCACCGTTCGGGTCCCGTTACCCGCCGAGCTCGCCGCCCTGGGTCCGCTGTCGCAGAACCTGCGCTGGGCGTGGCATGCGCCCACCCAGGACCTGTTCGCGACGATCGACCCGGATCGGTGGTCGGCGACCGGGGATCCGCTGCGCGTTCTCGCCGACACCGACCCGGCGCGACTGACCGAACTCGCCGCCGACGCCGCATTCGTCGCGCGCGTCACCGAGGCGCACGACAGCCTGGAGCAGTATCTCGCCGCACCACAATGGTTCGGCCGGTACGCGGCTGAGCTGACGGACGGCTCCGCCGATAGTGGCGACCGGATTCCGCCCGGCATCGCGTACTTCTCCATGGAGTTCGGGATCTCCGAGGTGCTGCCCATCTACTCCGGTGGCCTCGGTATCCTGGCTGGCGATCACCTCAAGGCCGCCTCCGACCTCGGGCTGCCGCTGATCGGGGTCGGATTGTTCTATCGCTCCGGGTATTTCCGCCAGGGACTCGACCGCGACGGCTGGCAGGTCGAGCGCTACCCGGTGAACGATCCGGGCGAACGCCCCCTGAGCCTGCTCACTGACGGCGACACCCCCGTCATCGTCGAGATCTCGATGCCCGGCGGCGCGACCCTGTCGGCGCAGGTCTGGGTGGCCGAGGTCGGCCGGATCCCACTGCTGCTGCTGGACTCCGACATCGCCCTCAACGATCCCGACCCCTTCGGGCAGCAACCCGGCAGCGCTGACCTGCGCTCGGTCACCGACCGCCTCTACGGCGGCGACCAGGAACATCGCATCGTCCAGGAGATCCTGCTCGGCATCGGCGGGGTGCGCGCCCTCCGCGAATACGTGCGGATCACCGGACGGCCCGCACCGACGGTGTTCCACATGAACGAGGGGCACGCGGGATTCCTCGGCGTCGAACGCATCCGCGAACTGGTCGCCACCGGTCTCGACTTCGACACCGCCGAGGCCGTGGTCCGTGCGTCGAACATCTTCACCACCCACACCCCGGTGCCGGCAGGCATCGACCGCTTCCCCACCGACCTGCTGAACCGCTACCTCGACCCCGACGGGGCCGGCCGTTCCCGTCTGCTGCCCGGTCTCCCGGCGTCCACGGTCGCCGAACTCGGCGACGAGGCCGACCCCGGTGTGTTCAACATGGCGCACATGGGTTTCCGGCTCGGCCAGCGCAGCAACGGGGTGTCGCAGCTGCACGGTGCGGTCAGCAGAGAGATGTTCGCCGACCTGTGGCCCGGATTCGACGCCGCGGATGTGCCGATCGGAGCCGTCACCAACGGGGTCCACGGGCCGACGTGGGTGTCCCGGGAATGGCGCGACTTGGCCTCGGGTGACGAGGATTCGGCGCCCGAGGTGTACGCGGGCCTGGCCGCCGCGACGATCTGGGAGACCCACGAACAGCTGCGGGCCGACCTCGTCGACGAGGTTCGTAGGCGCGCGCACGCCAGCGGGCGTGAGCGCGGCTTCACCGACGCCGAACTCGGCTGGGCCGCAGACATCTTCGACCCCGCCGCGCTCACGATCGGATTCGCGCGGCGCGCAGCCACCTACAAGCGCCTGACCCTGATGCTCCGCGATCCCGACCGCATGCGCGCCATCCTCACCGACCCCGAACGTCCCGTCCAGCTCGTGATCGCGGGCAAGGCACACCCCGCCGACGACGGCGGCAAGGCCCTCATCCAGCAGGTGGTGCGCTTCACCGAGGATCCCGAGCTGCGCGACCGCATCGTGTTCCTTCCCGACTACGACATCTCGATGGCCCGCCACATCTACGCGGGATGCGATGTGTGGCTGAACAACCCGGTTCGACCGATGGAGGCGTGCGGAACCTCGGGGATGAAGTCCGCACTCAACGGCGGTCTCAACCTGTCGATCCTCGACGGCTGGTGGGACGAGATGGCCGACGGCGAGAACGGCTGGGCCATCCCGTCGGCCGAGGGCATCGCCGACGAGAACCGCCGCGACGACCTCGAGGCCGAGGCGCTGTACACGCTTCTCGAGGACACCGTCATCCCGCTGTTCTACCGCCGCGACGAGAACGGGCTGCCGCAGCGCTGGATCGAGATGATGCGGCACACCCTGACCCGGCTCGGGCCGCAGGTCCTGGCCTCGCGGATGGTCCGCGACTACACCACCGAGCTGTACTGTCCGGCCGCGCAGGCCTACGTCGCGGCGAGCGCCGACTCCTACGCCGGGGCACGCGATCTCGCCGCCTACCGCCAGACGGTGGAGACCGGCTGGTCGTCGGTGCTCGTCGCCGGTGTGGACGACGAGCAACTCGAGGACGGGTTGTGCGTCACCGCCCACGTCGCGCTCGGCGACCTCGCCCCCGACGCCGTCTCGGTGCAGGTGATCCTCGGGCGGGTCACCGACGACGGCGATCTCGTCGAACCGACCGTCGTGGAGATGCGCCCGGCGCCCGACCGTGACGCGTCGGGCCGAGCAGTGTTCTCGGCGCACGTCACGCCGCCGGTGTCGGGCCACCTCGGATACACGGTGCGGGTACTCCCCCGGCACCCGTTGCTCTCCCACGAGGCCGAACTCGGTCTCGTGCGATTCCCGGCCCCGGCAGGCGCCGTGGCCGGGTGA
- a CDS encoding helix-turn-helix transcriptional regulator, translated as MATPKVERLLNLVICLLWTRQYVTADYIRRNVAGYADGGHSDGGQSDEAFNRMFERDKNELRDLGIPLVTGRSPMAAGAEGYRIDRDTYELPEISLESDEAAAIAMAAALWDTPEVSTLSQTAILKLRAAGLDVRSEDDLGITSGGSSRSMGSEEVIAGLLAAIQAKRAVEFTHRSSATATPTTRRVEPWGVVSHRGRWYVVGHDRDRAATRTFRLSRISKVVAVGAADAVAVPPGTDLQQIVAAAVDSAAGSDGRTARIWVAADRAAGLRRAATTIEPGDLDGEPGDVVTLDIHSLSAVARMVLGVGHDAVVLDPPELRELVVAGLDRMSGVRV; from the coding sequence GTGGCCACTCCCAAAGTCGAGCGTCTGCTCAACCTCGTGATCTGCCTGCTGTGGACACGGCAGTACGTCACCGCCGACTACATCCGCCGTAACGTCGCCGGTTACGCAGACGGCGGGCATTCCGACGGCGGCCAGTCCGACGAGGCGTTCAACCGGATGTTCGAGCGGGACAAGAACGAGCTCCGCGACCTCGGGATACCCCTGGTCACGGGCCGGTCCCCGATGGCGGCCGGCGCCGAGGGGTATCGCATCGATCGCGACACCTACGAACTCCCCGAGATCTCGCTGGAGTCCGACGAGGCAGCCGCGATCGCGATGGCGGCGGCGCTGTGGGACACCCCCGAGGTCTCCACGCTGTCGCAGACGGCGATTCTCAAGCTCCGCGCAGCCGGGCTCGACGTCCGTTCCGAAGATGATCTGGGCATCACCTCCGGCGGCTCGTCGCGGTCGATGGGCTCGGAGGAGGTCATCGCCGGACTGCTCGCGGCGATCCAGGCCAAGCGTGCGGTCGAGTTCACCCACCGGTCGTCGGCGACGGCCACCCCGACGACCCGGCGCGTCGAGCCGTGGGGCGTGGTGTCGCACCGCGGGCGCTGGTACGTCGTCGGACACGACCGCGATCGCGCCGCCACCCGGACCTTCCGGCTGTCCCGGATCTCGAAGGTGGTCGCCGTGGGTGCCGCCGACGCCGTCGCCGTGCCGCCGGGCACCGACCTGCAGCAGATCGTGGCCGCAGCGGTCGACTCGGCGGCGGGCTCCGACGGCCGCACCGCGCGCATCTGGGTCGCCGCCGACCGTGCCGCCGGTCTCCGACGTGCCGCGACGACGATCGAACCGGGTGACCTCGACGGTGAACCCGGCGATGTGGTGACACTCGACATCCACTCGTTGTCGGCGGTCGCGCGCATGGTGCTCGGCGTGGGTCACGACGCGGTCGTCCTCGATCCACCGGAGTTACGCGAGCTGGTCGTCGCCGGCCTCGACCGCATGAGCGGGGTGAGGGTCTGA